GGGGTCTTCCAATTTGCCATTTATAAATTCCAGTGTTTTTTCCAAATCTGATCGCTTTTGGGTTGCTGTATGAAGTCCATTTTCAAGTTTGCATAGGCGCTCATCAAACATCTCCATTCTGTCTAAAATCTGGTCCAGCTTTTCATGGATAGAGACCATATCTTCATCCTTAATTATGTCCTGAAGTATTTCCCTTAAAGATACAGCAATATGGATCTAAATCACACTCAGCTATATCAAAATGTCAAGACCAgcttaaaaaaacataaaaacaaagatAGGTAAGAAGCATCTATTAAAAGGAAGCTGTAAATATATTAAAGAGATTTACATTGAAAGCCAATATATAAACTAATCTAGATATCaaattcaaataaataaaatacgtGTTGAACTTTGGTATTTGATTGATATAGTAGTATTGAGCATTTCAGTATGTCTAACAACATGTTCAGGTGTATTTGAACTACTGAATATGAAAACTAAAAGTAGGCCATAACGTCAATACGGAAATTAATAATAGAACTTGAGGACGCGTGGCTGGGTGAATTAATTGTCAACATGTAGGACAGTTATTGGCAAAGCCATACTACATCCGCTAATTATAATGAATACTTATCTCAATATTTTATATGGTTGTTACCGTAATGAGTCTTTTAACATTTCAGATAAACTATGTTTAAAGCTGAAAGAGTTAGGAAGAAATTTGGCAAAAGAATTCCATGGCTATGGGCAAAGTGCCCATCCAGCTTCAAACAGCAGTCTTTTTAATTCCGTTGCAACCCATTATCGGGATACTAAAATAACTGCTCTCTCCATTTACACAAAGATTAGCGAAGAAGCCAAAAGAATGGCCAAGTACTACGCAGTTTTCCTTCCAAACGCTGAAAGGGATTTGGAGTCTATGATCAGCCAATTTGAAGATGAAGGTGACGGTGATGAGCTTTACTCACATCTAGCAGCAGTGATTGATATTGCTGAAAATGCTCTTGGTAAAGAGATTATAGTGTTGAATGGTAAAGGGGAAATAAAGTCTTTTGGGAGAGAGGAAAAGAAAACCACTAATGAATCAATTGTGATTGTTGATTTTGGTAATGGCTTTGGTGGCACCCACTTATCTCAGCACATCTCTTAGTTACCTTTTCCTGTTCTGATAATCAAACTATAATATACTTGAAACAATCTGATAAGAATAATACTGTATCTGTGTTTACAGTGTTGACAGTTAATATATGGAGCAGGTTTTACTGGTGTCTCATAGTCTGTATTTTAATTAGGAGCTAATATAACAGAAACCAAAGGAATATATGATATAGTCTAGCACACAACCGAACAAATCTTAATTGTAATGAGAGTTgaattcatctgttcatctgtctgtttgtccgcatgtctgtctgtccaaaccattaggaaaaaagattgtgcAGCACAAGAATCAAAGTCTGGTTTATGGATTCCTAGCCAAACGTAATAACATCTGCATCACTCAACAACTTTTTCACATCTTAGAATATTTGTGctcataattattacacatgaggATTGTTcctagaaataaaaaataatactgCATATTGTGCACATCTGCACATCCGAACATTGTgcacataataaaatatagttattacccatgataatctctcatggcacacagaactccaaagtaccagccataataaaatatactggcattaaataataatagaataattgggtacttagttattacatatgacaatctctcgtggcacacagaactctagagtactcgccataataaaatatactggcattaaataatagaataattatgcacatatttattacatatgacaatctatCAAgtcacacagaactccagagtactagccataataaaatatactggcattaaataatagtagaataattatgcacatagttattacaaatgacaatctctcatggcacacagaactctagagtaccagccataaaaaaatatactggcattaaataataatagaataattgtgcacatagttattacacatgattatctctcatggcacactgaactccagagtactagccataataaaatatactggcattaaataatagaataattatgcacatatttattacatatgacaatctatCAAgtcacacagaactccagagtattagccataataaaatatactggcattaaataataatagaataattgggtacttagttattacatatgacaatctctcgTGGCAAACAGAACTCACGAGTACTGGCCATtataaaatatactgacattaaataataatagaataattatacacatagttactacacatgacaatctctcatggcacacagaactccagagtactagccataataaaatatactgacattaaataataatagaataattgtgcacatagttattacatatgacaatctctcatggcacacagaactccagagtactggccattataaaatatactggcattaaataataatagaataactatacacatagttactacacatgacaatctctcatggtacacagaactccagagtactagcaataataaaatatactggcattaaataatagaataattatgcacatatttattacatatgacaatctctcaagtcacacagaactccagagtattagccataataaaatatactgtcattaaataataatagaataattgtgcacatagtaattacatatgacaatctctcatggcacacagaactccagagtactagccataataaaatatactctcactaaataataatagaataattatacacatagttattacacatgacaatctctcatggcacacagaactctagagtactagcaataataaatatactggcattaaatagtagaataattatgcacatatttattacatatgacaatctctcaagtcacacagaactccagagtattagccataataaaatatactgtcattaaataataatagaataattgtgcacatagttattacatatgacaatctctcatggcacacagaactctagagtactagcaataataaaatatactggcattaaatagtagaataattatgcacatatttattacatatgacaatctctcaagtcacacagaactccagagtattagccataataaaatatactgtcattaaataataatagaataattgtgcacatagttattacacatgacaatctctcatggcacacagaactccagagtactagccataataaaatatactggcattgaataataatagaataattatacacatagttattacacatgacaatctctcatggcacacagaactccagagtactagccataataaaatatactggcattaaataataatagaataattatacacatagttattacacatgacaatctctcatggcacacagaactccagagtactagccataataaaatatactggcattaaataataatagaataattatacacatagttattacacatgacaatctttcatggcacacagaactccagagtactagcaataataaaatatactggcattaaataataatagaataattgtgcgcatagttattacgcatgacaatctctcatggcacacagaactctagagtactagcaataataaaatatactggcattaaatagtagaataattatgcacatatttattacatatgacaatctctcaagtcacacagaactccagagtattagccataataaaatatactgtcattaaataataatagaataattgtgcacatagttattacatatgacaatctctcatggcacacagaactcacGAGTACtcgccataataaaatatactggaattaaataataatagaataattgtgcgcatagttattacacatgacaatctctcatggcacacagaactccagagtactagccataataaaatatactggcattaaataatagtagaataattatgcacatagttattacatatgacaatctctcatggcacacagaaatccagagtattagcaataataaaatatactggcattaaataataatagaataagtgtgcacatagttattacacacgacaatctctcatggtacccagaactccagagtactagcaataataaaatatacttacattaaataatagaataattatgcacatatttattacatatgacaatctctcaaaTCACACAGAGctccagagtattagccataataaaatatactgtcattaaataataatagaataattgtgcacatagttattacatatgacaatctctcatggcacacagaactccagagtactagcaataataaaaaatactggcattaaataataatagaataattatacacatagttattacacatgacaatctctcatggcacacagaactccagagtactagccataataaaatatactggcattaaataataatagaataattatacacatagttattacacatgacaatctttcatggcacacagaactccagagtactagcaataataaaatatactggcattaaataataatagaataattgtgcgcatagttattacgcatgacaatctctcatggcacacagaactctagagta
Above is a genomic segment from Watersipora subatra chromosome 6, tzWatSuba1.1, whole genome shotgun sequence containing:
- the LOC137398864 gene encoding uncharacterized protein isoform X3, which gives rise to MMADNNEDFHEFDGLDEWMRAEDFGFSTISPEDIFNCDDPRERMSDKDKLCLKLKELGRNLAKEFHGYGQSAHPASNSSLFNSVATHYRDTKITALSIYTKISEEAKRMAKYYAVFLPNAERDLESMISQFEDEGDGDELYSHLAAVIDIAENALGKEIIVLNGKGEIKSFGREEKKTTNESIVIVDFGNGFGGTHLSQHIS
- the LOC137398864 gene encoding uncharacterized protein isoform X1 translates to MMADNNEDFHEFDGLDEWMRAEVSDFGFSTISPEDIFNCDDPRERMSDKDKLCLKLKELGRNLAKEFHGYGQSAHPASNSSLFNSVATHYRDTKITALSIYTKISEEAKRMAKYYAVFLPNAERDLESMISQFEDEGDGDELYSHLAAVIDIAENALGKEIIVLNGKGEIKSFGREEKKTTNESIVIVDFGNGFGGTHLSQHIS
- the LOC137398864 gene encoding uncharacterized protein isoform X2, with product MMADNNDFHEFDGLDEWMRAEVSDFGFSTISPEDIFNCDDPRERMSDKDKLCLKLKELGRNLAKEFHGYGQSAHPASNSSLFNSVATHYRDTKITALSIYTKISEEAKRMAKYYAVFLPNAERDLESMISQFEDEGDGDELYSHLAAVIDIAENALGKEIIVLNGKGEIKSFGREEKKTTNESIVIVDFGNGFGGTHLSQHIS